In Methanobrevibacter sp. V74, the genomic window ATTTTATTCTATTCAAACGATGTTGAATTTCTAAAAGAGTTAAGTTATCATTTAAGGGTTGGAAATTTAACACAACCAGAAGTTCGAAGAATGTATCAGAACGAACGAGTCTTAAGTAAATTAGAGAAACATTTTGAAGAAAACGAACTAATATATTATTTGTATAGGGAATATTTGGACGGTAATTTCAAAAGTAAAGATATAAATGATATTGTTTGGGAGTGGAGCCCTTTAACAACATTAGAGGATTTTAAATCAAATATTCTTGTTAAAACATTTGATGGTTATTATGCTGAAGAGATGAGAATAGCCCCTTATGAAATTGAGTATGTAGAAACAAGAAATGTTCGTTATCCAGTAAAAAAGTTTCTTGATTTTCTTACAATTAATCCAATTTATAATGATGAAATAAGCGAAACTTATGTTATAACTGATATTGATGGTTTGTGTGAAAGATTTGATGTTGTTAGTTACACAATAGGTGATGAGAAATTTAATCCTACTCGTTCTGTTACAATTCGCAATTGGAATTATGATGAGTTTATAACTCATATCCACGTAATAGATTATAGCGAAGACCAATATAAAGAAAATGGTCGTGTTTATAAAAGATTCTTGGTTGATAAGATTTTATAAAACTTATATTCCGCTATAATGTCATTGTCCATCTAACAATTTTCTTCTACCTTCCCATATCAACTGACGTTGCCTTTTTCTTAACTGCTTATATAGGGTGCTAGATTTTTGAGTTGTAAATAACCTTCAGTTTGATATTATTTTTCTTATTTTCGTATATTTTTTTACTCAAATTTGTAGCCCACGATTTATAATTTTGTTATATTAAAAAACGGCATCAATTAATAATTAATTTTAAATATAATGAGCAACAAATATTTTATTAGTGAATTAACATGTTGCCTGGATTAAATTATACTAAAAGATGCCGTAAATTTAGATTGTTGGACAAAGTATTTATAAATATCGATGATAAAAAGAACAGACACATATTTAGTGAAAATGGAATAAAAAACATTAAAATGATGATTACATGTATAAAAATCGTTTTTTTAAGTAAATTCTATAATTATCCAGTTTCTAGAGTAATATATGAGATTAACATTGATAAAAAACTAAAAAGGTTCTTAAAAATTGAGAATGAAGTGCCGAGTGAAGCACAGGTTTATGAATACTTGAGTCGTTATTCTCCTAATCAATACAATAATATTAGCAACAGCTTTTTCAAATTGTTCCTTAAGCTAAATAAGAATCGTAAAAGTGATTGGATTGTTGATGCAACTCCAGTAGCTTGTGATATTAATATTCTAAAGAAATACGTGAGTCCCGAACATCTTGAAAAATTAGATTTAGATATGGGTTTTTCAACCACTAAAGGCTATTATATAGGATTTAAAGTCACTTTAGTCTTAGAAAAAGATTCATTATGCCCCATTTCTGTAATTATCCATTCTGGTGCGAAAAATGATAGTAAAATTTTTGATGAAGTTTTAGAAGAATTGAGTAGAAGGCGTTTACTCAAAAAAAGACAAGTAATTCTTTTTGATAAAGGGTATTACTCCATGGAAAACTATATTAACGCGATTAACAAGTATAACGTTGTTGCAGTCATATTTCCTCGCATTTACTTCACTATTGAAAAATTAGATGCGCGAATGTCCACATCATTGGATATATTTTACGATGAAAATACTTTAGAAGAGAATAAAGAATTATTCCTCGAGTTAACAACAATATTATATGAAAAACTAGAAAATTGGAAGAAATTAAAACCAATAAGGGGCTTAATTGAAGATTTCTTCAAAGTATGCAAAGATGCATTTGGATTAGGTGAATTCCACGCATATACTCAGAGTTCCATGAGAAGAAACATCTATCTATGCATATTATTATCAACACTAGTCATACAACAAGGCTTCGACACAAAAACAAAACTACAACAATTGGCTGAAGGCAGAATAGATCTTGAACCAATTAAATCAAGAAAATCTAAAAAATCTAAGGAAAATAATAAAACAAATGAAAATCAACAAGTGGGCGAAAAAACTGACGAACAAACAACACTCCTAACTAAAAAAGAAGTCCAATCCGAACTAGATTTATTTACATAAATCTAGCACCCTATGCTTATATTCCCAATACATCTGTGATGTGACGTGTCCATGTAATCTGCGATATTCATCAATCCTTACAATCTCAGCCTGCACAATAGCTGATTCGCCTTCATGCCAGCAGTACCATGGATGATGACAAGGCACATCATTTTTAAAAGCCAATCCTGTTTTGCAGTTGTTACAGTAATCCACAAACCACAACTCATCTTCCCTTTCTTGCTTTTCCTTTTTGGCTTCGATTATCTGTTGTTTTATAGATTTCATAATAAATCAAAAAAATTTATAAAAACCATAAAAACTATTGAGAAATTTTGGGATGGTTTTTTTAAATAGCTTCCAGAATCCTTTAAATTAAAAAAGAATAGCTATCATCACTTTCCAATATTATGATTTTTTAAAAAACCGTATTTTTCCAGGGTATGCGGGAAGTATTGTTAAAGTTACCTCCCCCTTATCCTGAAATACATTGGTTTTCATCAGAAAAGCAATTACCGATTCCAACTAAAAATTCTCCAATCAACCTGAAAACAATTGTAAGCAGTTTTTTATAAAAACTTTTGTGAAAGTTTTTTAAAGTTTACATAGTTTTTTCAGTTTTTCAGTTTTCATGGTTTTCACAGTTTTTATCGTTTTTTACTTATCCATGTTGGTTTTTTAACTTCTTCATCAAAGTTCATGATACTTAACCCCTCAACAAATTTATCTTCTTTCATAATGTCTATAACCCATTCACCAATCTCATAGCAGATATTCTGATATATTGAATCGTCAATGTGCTTTAAGTCATAGTTGATTGATGCAACTTCACTTTTGGCCAAGTCATATACATTAGCTCTGCCGGAACGGGTTGTTACTTGAATAAATTCCTTGTCTGCCAATTCATACATGTATTTCCTAACTGATGCCTTACTTAATCCAAGATTTTGAAGTGAGAAGTATTCATTGGTTGTAATTCCCATGTCCAATACTTCCCTATCCTTTTTCATTCGCCAGTCTTCGATATTGTTTCTGATGTCGTTTAAAACCTCAACTGCCTTAGGGGACAGGTTTGCAGATATGCTTTCCTTGTATGGCTTAAGCAAGCTCATGAATTCCTGCACATCTGCAATGTTAGTCAAAATTACTTTTTTACCGTCAACCTCATAGACTTCATGGTTATAGTAATTCAAGGCCGTTATTGTTTTCAGTATGCCGTTGAACTTATCAAAATCTCTTTTATAGAAAGCAGCGTCCTTCAGGAAGTT contains:
- a CDS encoding GIY-YIG nuclease family protein, which codes for MGYIYKITNTINNKIYIGQTIRNPLLRKEEHFNNLKNGIHHNSHLQHSFDKYGNVFEFEVIETCPDEKLNEKEIALIKKFKSYDKGYNETKGGDGFVGAGKHRVVKAGTSYGVKSVSGKSILFYSNDVEFLKELSYHLRVGNLTQPEVRRMYQNERVLSKLEKHFEENELIYYLYREYLDGNFKSKDINDIVWEWSPLTTLEDFKSNILVKTFDGYYAEEMRIAPYEIEYVETRNVRYPVKKFLDFLTINPIYNDEISETYVITDIDGLCERFDVVSYTIGDEKFNPTRSVTIRNWNYDEFITHIHVIDYSEDQYKENGRVYKRFLVDKIL
- a CDS encoding transposase — encoded protein: MLPGLNYTKRCRKFRLLDKVFINIDDKKNRHIFSENGIKNIKMMITCIKIVFLSKFYNYPVSRVIYEINIDKKLKRFLKIENEVPSEAQVYEYLSRYSPNQYNNISNSFFKLFLKLNKNRKSDWIVDATPVACDINILKKYVSPEHLEKLDLDMGFSTTKGYYIGFKVTLVLEKDSLCPISVIIHSGAKNDSKIFDEVLEELSRRRLLKKRQVILFDKGYYSMENYINAINKYNVVAVIFPRIYFTIEKLDARMSTSLDIFYDENTLEENKELFLELTTILYEKLENWKKLKPIRGLIEDFFKVCKDAFGLGEFHAYTQSSMRRNIYLCILLSTLVIQQGFDTKTKLQQLAEGRIDLEPIKSRKSKKSKENNKTNENQQVGEKTDEQTTLLTKKEVQSELDLFT